In the Enterococcus saigonensis genome, one interval contains:
- the acpS gene encoding holo-ACP synthase, whose product MIKGIGIDAVELTRIKKIITDKPQFAQRVLTAKELAIFENLSFKRQVEFLGGRYACKEAFSKAWGTGIGKVTFQDLEILPDDFGAPKMTASPHKGQVFVSITHTDETAFAQILLAE is encoded by the coding sequence ATGATAAAAGGAATTGGCATTGATGCTGTTGAACTAACTCGGATCAAAAAAATTATTACAGATAAACCACAATTTGCACAACGTGTTTTAACAGCTAAAGAGTTGGCAATTTTTGAAAATTTGTCATTTAAACGACAAGTAGAGTTTCTTGGTGGACGTTATGCGTGTAAAGAAGCTTTTTCTAAAGCTTGGGGTACAGGAATTGGTAAAGTCACATTTCAAGACCTTGAAATTTTACCAGATGATTTTGGTGCACCAAAAATGACTGCTTCTCCTCACAAAGGTCAAGTATTTGTCAGTATTACACATACAGATGAAACAGCATTTGCCCAAATTTTATTAGCAGAATAA
- a CDS encoding D-alanine--D-alanine ligase: MKIVLLYGGRSAEHDVSILSAYSVLNAIYYDYYQVQLVFITKDGVWVKGPLLTEKPKNESVLNLTWDTKDATGEVISPSTIKEEDAVVFPLLHGPNGEDGTIQGFLETIDMPYIGAGVLTSACGMDKIMTKYILQAAGIPQVPYVPVLKNLWKENPKQIFEQCEGTLLYPMFIKPANMGSSVGISKAENREELQNALQEAYKYDTRAIVEQGIEAREIEVAILGNEDVRTTLAGEIVKDVAFYDYNSKYIDNQIVMQIPAEVTEDVQEKAQEFAKKAYIMLGGSGLSRCDFFLTNKNELFLNELNTMPGFTQYSMYPSLWEKMGLKYGDLIEELIQLALKRYKQRQSFLTDVK; encoded by the coding sequence TTGAAAATCGTATTATTATATGGCGGTCGCAGTGCCGAGCACGATGTCTCAATTCTTTCAGCTTATTCAGTGCTGAATGCTATCTACTACGACTACTATCAAGTCCAACTAGTTTTCATCACAAAAGACGGCGTATGGGTCAAAGGTCCATTGCTAACTGAAAAGCCAAAAAATGAATCAGTTCTTAACTTAACTTGGGATACAAAAGATGCAACTGGCGAAGTGATTTCACCAAGCACTATCAAAGAAGAAGATGCTGTTGTTTTTCCATTGCTACACGGACCAAATGGTGAAGACGGTACCATTCAAGGCTTCTTAGAAACGATCGATATGCCTTATATTGGTGCGGGCGTCTTAACAAGTGCTTGTGGTATGGATAAAATTATGACGAAATATATTTTACAAGCTGCAGGTATTCCGCAAGTTCCTTATGTTCCGGTATTGAAAAATCTATGGAAAGAAAATCCTAAGCAAATTTTTGAACAATGTGAAGGTACTTTGTTGTACCCAATGTTTATCAAACCAGCCAACATGGGTTCTTCTGTTGGTATTTCAAAAGCGGAAAACAGAGAAGAATTACAAAACGCCTTACAAGAAGCGTATAAATATGATACACGGGCAATTGTAGAACAAGGGATTGAAGCGCGAGAGATTGAAGTTGCTATTTTAGGCAATGAAGATGTCCGCACAACTTTAGCGGGTGAAATTGTCAAAGATGTAGCGTTTTATGACTATAATTCTAAATATATCGACAACCAAATTGTCATGCAAATTCCAGCGGAAGTAACAGAAGATGTGCAAGAAAAAGCGCAAGAATTTGCGAAGAAAGCCTACATTATGCTAGGTGGTAGCGGATTGTCTCGCTGTGACTTCTTTTTAACCAATAAAAATGAATTGTTTTTAAATGAATTAAACACAATGCCTGGTTTTACCCAATATAGTATGTATCCATCACTATGGGAAAAAATGGGATTAAAATATGGTGATTTAATCGAAGAATTGATCCAATTAGCATTAAAACGTTATAAACAACGGCAAAGCTTTTTAACCGACGTGAAATAA
- a CDS encoding type II toxin-antitoxin system PemK/MazF family toxin produces the protein MVKRGDIFFADLSPVVGSEQGGIRPVLIIQNDRGNHFSPTVIVAAITAKMAKPKLPTHVGIKAAESGINKDSVILLEQIRTIDKSRLKEKVCVLDSITMKAVDRALRISVGLADLTPAPQDT, from the coding sequence ATGGTGAAACGCGGAGATATTTTCTTTGCTGATTTGTCACCGGTTGTAGGATCTGAGCAGGGGGGGATTCGTCCTGTTTTGATTATCCAAAATGATCGGGGCAATCATTTTAGTCCAACGGTGATTGTAGCAGCAATTACGGCTAAAATGGCAAAACCTAAATTGCCAACTCATGTCGGCATCAAGGCGGCAGAAAGTGGTATTAATAAAGATTCAGTGATCTTGCTGGAACAGATTCGCACAATTGACAAAAGCCGCTTGAAGGAAAAAGTCTGCGTTTTAGATTCCATTACAATGAAAGCTGTAGATCGTGCGTTACGTATCAGTGTCGGGTTAGCAGACTTAACGCCTGCACCTCAAGATACATAA
- a CDS encoding UDP-N-acetylmuramoyl-tripeptide--D-alanyl-D-alanine ligase yields the protein MKLTVKEIATLFGQNEFQEETIISTIEFDSRKITSGGLFVPLAGERDGHDFVAAAKENGAVATFWSRDLKDAPTDMVVILVADVLAALQTLAQYYLQKVNPKVAAITGSNGKTTTKDMTAAVMATQFKTYKTQGNYNNNIGMPYTILHMPTDCEVLVLEMGMDHAGELTELSLLAQPDAAAITIIGEAHIENLGSRTGIAKAKMEITAGLKRDGLLVIPADEPLLTPLIVDLPQKITTFGLDRGNLTATITKEDKAKTTFMIHKTEYTIPVIGGYNVKNALIAYALGKYFGVSPQNIQRGLAEFQLTKNRTEWLAAKNGAQILSDVYNANPTAMGLVLDTVSNLKTDGRKLAVLADMLELGPDSKTMHANMAYHIDDRFSVIFLYGSEMKALFNALTQKDSQFTVYHFDKENKAELIKLIQAELQPTDTIVLKGSNGMGLTEVVSALV from the coding sequence ATGAAGTTAACTGTTAAAGAAATTGCTACTTTATTTGGGCAAAATGAATTTCAAGAAGAAACGATTATCTCAACTATTGAATTTGATAGTCGCAAGATTACAAGCGGTGGCTTGTTTGTTCCTCTAGCGGGGGAACGAGACGGGCATGACTTTGTCGCCGCCGCAAAAGAAAACGGGGCAGTCGCAACATTTTGGAGTCGAGATTTAAAAGATGCGCCAACGGATATGGTTGTCATTTTAGTTGCTGATGTTTTAGCGGCATTGCAAACTTTAGCACAGTACTATTTGCAAAAGGTCAATCCAAAAGTTGCAGCAATTACTGGTAGTAATGGTAAAACGACCACAAAAGATATGACGGCGGCTGTAATGGCAACACAGTTTAAAACATACAAAACACAAGGCAACTATAATAATAATATCGGTATGCCTTATACGATTTTGCATATGCCAACAGATTGTGAAGTTTTGGTATTAGAGATGGGAATGGACCATGCAGGAGAATTAACAGAACTTTCTTTATTAGCGCAACCAGATGCTGCGGCAATTACAATTATTGGTGAAGCTCATATTGAAAATTTAGGTTCTCGTACAGGGATTGCCAAAGCAAAAATGGAAATTACTGCGGGATTAAAACGGGATGGCTTGTTGGTAATTCCGGCTGATGAGCCTTTATTAACGCCACTTATTGTTGATTTGCCACAAAAAATCACTACTTTTGGCTTAGATAGGGGCAATCTAACAGCAACTATTACAAAAGAGGATAAAGCTAAAACAACATTTATGATTCACAAGACAGAATACACGATTCCCGTTATTGGGGGGTATAATGTTAAAAATGCATTGATTGCGTATGCTCTGGGAAAATATTTTGGCGTGTCACCACAAAATATTCAACGAGGATTAGCTGAATTTCAATTAACTAAAAATAGAACAGAATGGCTTGCAGCGAAAAATGGTGCCCAAATTTTGAGCGATGTGTATAACGCCAATCCAACTGCTATGGGATTAGTCTTAGATACAGTCTCTAATTTAAAAACAGACGGACGTAAATTAGCAGTCTTAGCTGATATGTTGGAATTGGGGCCAGATTCAAAAACAATGCATGCGAATATGGCATATCATATTGATGACCGCTTCAGTGTCATTTTCTTATACGGTAGTGAAATGAAAGCTTTATTTAATGCTTTGACCCAAAAAGATAGCCAGTTTACGGTGTATCATTTTGATAAAGAAAATAAAGCTGAACTAATAAAATTAATTCAAGCTGAGTTGCAACCGACGGATACGATTGTATTAAAAGGTAGTAACGGAATGGGCTTAACAGAAGTTGTATCAGCTTTAGTGTAA
- the alr gene encoding alanine racemase has translation MVTSIHRPTKAIINLSAIAQNIKNVLQQLPKGTNLFAVVKADGYGHGAVAVANAAIKGGATGFCVATIDEGIELRESGITQPILILGVVDIAYLHLLSEYDLSFPVATLAWLEKAALVLQAEQLPHPLKVHLKVDTGMGRIGFLNSEAVNQAVHLMEAIPQMQWEGIFTHFATADQADKDYYEIQKKRFLTVLEQLPYQPLFVHDSNSATALWHEPIGNLVRYGIALYGLNPSGKALVEPYELTAALELVSELVQVKQVPKGYGIGYGETYITSKSEWIGTVPIGYADGWLRKLQGFNVLVNGKFCEIVGRVCMDQIMIRLPYEMSVGTKVTLIGKNGNNEITLQQVAEKLETIHYEVACGISPRVPREYIE, from the coding sequence GTGGTTACATCGATTCACCGTCCGACTAAAGCAATCATAAATTTAAGTGCTATCGCACAAAATATTAAAAATGTCTTACAGCAATTACCAAAAGGAACCAATCTGTTTGCTGTAGTGAAAGCAGACGGGTATGGTCATGGTGCAGTAGCTGTAGCAAACGCTGCGATAAAAGGTGGGGCAACAGGGTTTTGTGTGGCAACAATCGATGAGGGGATTGAGTTGCGTGAGAGTGGAATTACCCAACCTATTCTAATTTTAGGAGTAGTAGATATTGCGTATTTACATTTATTAAGTGAATATGACTTGTCGTTTCCAGTTGCAACGTTAGCGTGGTTAGAAAAAGCAGCATTGGTTCTTCAGGCAGAGCAGTTGCCACATCCATTGAAAGTTCATTTAAAAGTTGATACTGGAATGGGTCGGATTGGATTTTTGAATTCTGAAGCTGTTAATCAAGCCGTTCATTTAATGGAAGCGATACCGCAAATGCAATGGGAAGGAATTTTCACCCATTTTGCGACAGCAGATCAGGCAGACAAAGATTATTATGAGATACAGAAAAAACGGTTTTTGACTGTTTTGGAGCAATTGCCTTATCAACCTCTTTTTGTACATGACAGCAATAGTGCTACTGCGTTGTGGCATGAACCAATCGGCAATCTAGTGCGCTACGGAATTGCATTATATGGGCTAAATCCTTCAGGCAAAGCATTGGTAGAACCTTATGAGCTTACGGCTGCATTAGAATTAGTGTCAGAGCTCGTGCAAGTGAAACAAGTACCTAAAGGCTATGGTATTGGGTATGGTGAGACATATATTACCTCCAAATCAGAATGGATTGGGACAGTTCCCATTGGTTATGCAGACGGCTGGTTACGGAAGTTACAAGGGTTCAATGTTTTAGTAAATGGGAAGTTTTGTGAAATTGTCGGTCGCGTTTGTATGGATCAAATTATGATTCGTTTGCCATATGAGATGTCAGTTGGTACAAAAGTGACGCTAATTGGGAAAAATGGGAATAATGAAATCACATTACAACAAGTTGCAGAAAAATTAGAGACAATTCACTACGAAGTTGCTTGTGGCATTTCGCCGCGGGTACCACGGGAATATATTGAATGA
- the cshA gene encoding degradosome RNA helicase CshA, which yields MKFNELNLSPELLQSVERAGFEEATPIQEATIPLALAGRDVIGQAQTGTGKTAAFGLPMLEKIDTNNHTLQGLVIAPTRELAIQTQEELYRLGRDKKIRVQAVYGGADIGRQIRGLKDRPHIVVGTPGRMLDHINRHTLKLGTVRTLVLDEADEMLNMGFLEDIEKIISQVPEERQTLLFSATMPPAIKSIGVKFMKNPEHVQIKAKEMTADLIDQYYVRAKDFEKFDVMTRLLDVQTPELAIVFGRTKRRVDELARGLETRGYRAEGIHGDLSQQKRMSVLRAFKSGQLDILVATDVAARGLDISGVTHVYNYDIPQDPESYVHRIGRTGRAGKGGMSVTFVTPNEMSYLHVIENLTKKRMSPLRPPTEKEAFKGQLGAAVQQVEDGLKENGLERYMTTAEKLIEGYDPEVLVALLLKTLAKDPADAIPVKITPERPLPSGKKGFNKNNRRGGGGNNRKEGGNYRNKNKNSHYNKEGQKRNDRRRDDRRRDDRRQNDGGGKRSFVIRNNQD from the coding sequence TTGAAATTTAACGAACTTAATTTATCACCTGAATTATTGCAATCTGTCGAACGGGCCGGCTTTGAAGAAGCAACCCCAATCCAAGAAGCAACAATTCCTTTAGCACTAGCAGGTCGCGATGTAATCGGTCAAGCACAAACTGGTACTGGTAAAACAGCAGCGTTTGGTCTACCAATGTTAGAAAAAATTGATACTAACAATCATACCTTGCAAGGACTTGTTATTGCACCAACACGTGAACTTGCGATTCAAACACAAGAAGAATTGTATCGTCTAGGACGTGACAAAAAAATTCGCGTGCAAGCTGTTTATGGTGGTGCAGATATTGGCCGTCAAATTCGCGGCTTAAAAGATCGTCCCCATATTGTTGTTGGGACACCTGGTCGAATGCTTGACCATATTAACCGTCACACATTGAAATTAGGAACTGTTCGGACATTAGTCTTAGACGAAGCCGACGAAATGTTGAACATGGGCTTTTTAGAAGATATTGAAAAAATTATCTCCCAAGTTCCAGAAGAACGCCAAACATTACTATTTTCTGCTACGATGCCCCCAGCTATTAAAAGTATTGGCGTAAAATTTATGAAAAATCCTGAACATGTTCAAATTAAAGCTAAAGAAATGACGGCTGATTTAATTGATCAATATTATGTTCGGGCAAAAGATTTTGAAAAATTTGATGTAATGACGCGCTTATTAGATGTTCAAACACCAGAACTTGCGATTGTTTTTGGTCGAACAAAACGTCGTGTAGATGAATTAGCCCGTGGTTTAGAAACCCGTGGTTATCGTGCAGAAGGTATTCATGGTGACTTGTCACAACAAAAACGAATGAGCGTACTACGTGCTTTTAAATCAGGTCAATTAGACATTTTAGTCGCTACTGACGTTGCTGCTCGTGGTTTGGATATTTCTGGTGTAACACACGTCTACAATTACGATATTCCACAAGATCCAGAAAGCTATGTTCACCGTATTGGTCGTACTGGTCGTGCCGGCAAAGGCGGGATGTCTGTAACTTTTGTAACACCAAATGAAATGAGTTATTTGCACGTTATTGAAAACTTAACGAAAAAACGCATGTCACCATTACGTCCACCAACCGAAAAAGAAGCGTTCAAAGGACAACTAGGTGCTGCAGTCCAACAAGTTGAAGATGGCTTAAAAGAAAACGGTTTGGAACGGTATATGACTACGGCTGAAAAATTAATTGAAGGCTATGATCCAGAAGTTTTAGTTGCATTGTTACTAAAAACTCTTGCAAAAGATCCAGCCGATGCTATTCCAGTTAAAATTACCCCAGAACGTCCGCTACCAAGTGGTAAAAAAGGATTTAATAAAAATAATCGTCGTGGTGGCGGTGGTAATAACCGCAAAGAAGGCGGAAATTACCGCAATAAAAATAAAAACAGTCACTACAATAAAGAAGGCCAAAAACGTAACGATCGTCGTCGCGATGACCGTCGCCGTGATGACCGTCGTCAAAATGATGGCGGCGGCAAACGCAGTTTTGTTATTCGTAATAACCAAGATTAA
- a CDS encoding immunoglobulin-like domain-containing protein, giving the protein MLKKLWNKRATKLIIVCLGALIAFLAFDFYTSGTTYGSNSAAAQTPSDVIAPTILGDAVITLERGETFEPANHFTVTDDQDENPTLEVQTAVDTSVVGVTPVLLTAKDELGNTSTKQITVNVIDTAAEEKAKAEEQAKKEQAKKEQAEKKAAEEKAAKEQEEIAAQVENTQQDTPSSDFNTNETESRTNKVASNQSQNNAQPANTNSANTNSAPAAPTTIQPMQLEINGKLINYQNAGQGSGQAIIDADHSRAATWGGAPVQSGDDGLNTHIIAHNPGAFDVIFSLGIGSQIRISDASGKISTYTVGEIAQVDDEAYRLSDGADYWDKMIGTGGGERVTLQACINDIHNLVIFAYK; this is encoded by the coding sequence ATGTTAAAAAAATTATGGAATAAACGAGCAACCAAATTAATTATTGTTTGTCTAGGTGCACTTATTGCATTTTTAGCTTTTGATTTTTATACTTCTGGTACTACATATGGTAGTAATTCAGCGGCGGCGCAAACACCGAGTGACGTAATCGCACCCACAATTCTTGGTGATGCAGTCATCACATTGGAACGCGGAGAGACTTTTGAACCAGCCAATCATTTTACTGTAACAGACGATCAAGATGAAAATCCTACTTTAGAAGTTCAAACAGCTGTAGATACATCTGTCGTAGGTGTTACACCAGTCTTACTGACTGCTAAAGATGAACTAGGCAATACAAGTACTAAACAAATTACTGTTAACGTCATCGACACTGCAGCAGAAGAAAAAGCAAAAGCTGAGGAACAAGCTAAAAAAGAACAAGCTAAAAAAGAACAAGCAGAAAAAAAAGCGGCAGAAGAAAAAGCCGCTAAAGAGCAAGAAGAAATTGCAGCACAAGTTGAAAATACTCAACAAGATACGCCTTCAAGTGATTTTAATACAAATGAAACTGAAAGTAGGACAAATAAAGTAGCTAGTAACCAGTCGCAAAATAATGCGCAACCAGCAAATACAAACAGCGCCAACACAAATTCTGCTCCAGCTGCTCCTACAACTATTCAACCAATGCAACTTGAAATTAACGGCAAATTGATTAACTATCAAAATGCTGGTCAAGGAAGCGGTCAAGCAATTATTGATGCAGATCATAGTCGTGCCGCTACTTGGGGCGGAGCTCCTGTTCAATCTGGTGACGACGGTTTAAATACACATATTATCGCCCACAACCCCGGTGCCTTTGATGTTATCTTTAGTCTTGGAATTGGCTCTCAAATTAGGATATCAGATGCCAGCGGAAAAATTTCTACGTATACGGTCGGCGAAATTGCTCAAGTTGATGATGAAGCATATCGGCTTAGTGATGGTGCTGACTATTGGGACAAAATGATCGGTACTGGTGGCGGTGAAAGAGTTACCTTACAGGCTTGTATCAATGATATTCACAACCTCGTCATATTTGCTTATAAATAA
- a CDS encoding ABC transporter ATP-binding protein, giving the protein MTLTTQNLSYWYDAQQPLFENINLTFERGKLYAILGTSGSGKTTFLSLITGLDEPKNGTVLYQNQSLKEIGLREYRRKDVSIVFQAYNLLPYMSALDNVLTAMSIAKTQQGDPTAYALDNLAQVGITTDLAKKKITQLSGGQQQRVAIVRALCCDHELIVADEPTGNLDEKTSKEIVTLFQKIAHEQNKCIILVTHEKEVAKACDTVYELSNQQFHLIEKMAD; this is encoded by the coding sequence ATGACATTAACAACACAAAATTTAAGCTATTGGTATGATGCACAACAGCCACTATTTGAAAATATCAATTTAACATTTGAAAGAGGGAAACTTTACGCAATACTTGGTACGAGTGGGTCTGGAAAAACTACATTTTTATCTTTAATTACAGGCTTAGATGAACCAAAAAATGGAACTGTTTTATATCAAAATCAATCCCTAAAAGAAATTGGACTTAGAGAATACCGTCGCAAAGATGTTTCAATTGTTTTCCAAGCATACAATTTATTACCCTATATGTCAGCTTTGGATAATGTTTTAACTGCAATGTCGATTGCCAAGACGCAACAAGGAGATCCTACTGCCTATGCCTTAGATAATTTAGCACAAGTTGGAATTACGACAGATTTGGCTAAAAAGAAAATTACACAGCTTTCAGGGGGGCAACAGCAGCGGGTGGCGATTGTCCGAGCGTTGTGTTGTGATCACGAATTGATTGTAGCTGATGAACCCACGGGTAACTTGGATGAGAAGACTTCAAAAGAAATCGTGACGTTGTTTCAAAAAATAGCCCATGAACAAAATAAATGCATTATTTTAGTGACCCATGAAAAAGAAGTTGCGAAAGCTTGCGATACAGTGTATGAGCTGTCTAATCAACAATTTCATTTGATTGAAAAAATGGCTGATTAG
- a CDS encoding ABC1 kinase family protein, which produces MSAEVSKKKRLQTIIKIFTKYKVIQNFTQQKNPTAVRTAFEELGPTFIKIGQMLSVRTDLLSPAYIKAFKSLQDNVKSDDFTAVKALLETEWELPLDTIFADFEEKAFASASIGQAHRATLKSGQQVVVKVQHPGIISAIHVDLALFEKAIPLFAKIPETKVIDLRSVLREVKTSLDNETDFLKESKNAERFYKNNNNWHEVKVPQVFHEYCTKKVIVLEFMPGESLRYLLEAPAKEVAYEDVTKKDLKKKIGLLLVESFMKQVFEDGFFHADPHPGNLFFQLISAKENNASDKERVGKFGPWGYEARWQTTAKCQPYRIVYLDFGMMGSLDDTLRGKLTDTVIALYTQDTTAVAQAVLRLCRQEGPFDEYRFHDELEQFLVEYYHLSLKEIDLQQVLSQVIRICNANNLQMDQAITMLIKAFGTLEGVVEELDPELSMMEVLQKFAQKYFFKQFDIKEEAKRQGLNLFKNLRNLPKLPEKISNALDTISNGKSRVNLEIKDQKQILDRLETMLNRIVVALILAAVILSSSLLVVSSPDTQPKFVNNLGLFGYIAAFVTILLLAIGYLYRRFKK; this is translated from the coding sequence ATGAGCGCAGAAGTTTCTAAAAAAAAGCGGCTACAGACAATCATCAAAATTTTTACAAAATATAAAGTTATCCAAAATTTTACCCAGCAAAAAAATCCAACTGCCGTTAGAACTGCTTTTGAAGAGTTGGGGCCAACTTTCATTAAAATTGGGCAGATGCTATCCGTACGCACTGATTTACTTTCACCTGCTTATATTAAAGCCTTTAAAAGCCTGCAAGATAATGTCAAAAGTGATGACTTTACAGCGGTCAAAGCACTATTAGAAACCGAGTGGGAACTTCCCCTTGATACTATTTTTGCCGATTTTGAAGAAAAAGCTTTTGCTTCTGCTTCAATTGGTCAAGCTCATCGTGCGACTTTAAAAAGCGGCCAGCAAGTGGTAGTAAAAGTCCAACACCCTGGCATCATTTCAGCTATCCATGTCGACTTGGCCTTATTTGAAAAAGCCATTCCTTTATTTGCGAAAATTCCTGAAACAAAAGTCATTGATTTGCGTAGTGTTTTACGAGAAGTCAAAACTTCTCTTGATAACGAAACAGATTTTTTAAAAGAAAGCAAAAATGCAGAACGTTTTTATAAAAATAACAATAATTGGCATGAAGTCAAAGTTCCACAAGTTTTCCATGAATACTGTACAAAGAAAGTCATTGTTTTAGAATTTATGCCTGGAGAAAGTCTACGTTATTTACTAGAGGCACCAGCAAAAGAAGTCGCCTACGAAGATGTTACCAAAAAAGACTTAAAGAAAAAAATTGGTCTGCTTTTAGTCGAATCCTTTATGAAACAAGTTTTTGAAGATGGTTTCTTCCATGCTGATCCACATCCTGGGAATCTTTTTTTTCAATTAATCAGCGCAAAAGAAAACAACGCTTCTGATAAAGAACGAGTAGGTAAATTTGGACCTTGGGGATACGAAGCAAGATGGCAAACAACTGCAAAATGCCAACCTTACCGCATTGTCTATTTGGACTTTGGTATGATGGGCAGTTTAGATGATACTTTGCGAGGAAAACTGACAGATACAGTCATTGCCCTTTATACCCAAGATACTACAGCTGTAGCCCAGGCTGTGTTGCGTTTGTGCCGTCAAGAAGGACCGTTTGATGAATACCGGTTTCACGACGAACTCGAACAATTTTTAGTGGAGTATTATCACTTGTCTTTAAAAGAAATTGATTTACAACAAGTGCTAAGTCAGGTTATTAGGATTTGTAACGCCAATAATTTGCAAATGGATCAAGCGATTACAATGCTAATTAAAGCCTTTGGTACATTAGAAGGTGTTGTTGAAGAATTGGATCCTGAACTTTCTATGATGGAAGTTTTACAAAAATTCGCGCAAAAATATTTTTTCAAGCAATTTGATATTAAAGAGGAAGCAAAACGGCAAGGCTTAAACCTCTTTAAAAACTTACGGAACTTGCCAAAATTACCAGAAAAAATCAGCAATGCACTTGATACCATTAGTAACGGTAAGAGTCGGGTCAATTTAGAAATCAAGGATCAAAAACAAATTTTAGATCGGCTTGAAACAATGCTCAATCGGATTGTCGTTGCCTTGATTTTAGCAGCTGTAATTTTAAGTTCTTCTTTGTTAGTCGTTTCAAGTCCGGATACTCAACCGAAGTTTGTTAACAATTTGGGATTGTTTGGCTATATTGCTGCCTTTGTGACTATTTTACTATTGGCTATTGGGTATCTTTATCGCCGCTTTAAAAAATAG
- a CDS encoding YaiI/YqxD family protein, protein MRFVVDGDGSPVKKEVIQLAKKYQVDVLIVTSIDHYTTETYPDFVQFIYVDKGADSADYRIVKEIKADDWVITQDYGLASLVLPKGARVFHHSGKEYLLETIDQLLEQRYLGAKLRKAGQRTKGPKAFTAENRQEFVTQMEKLLKEIE, encoded by the coding sequence ATGCGTTTTGTAGTGGATGGGGATGGTTCACCAGTAAAAAAAGAAGTGATTCAGCTAGCTAAAAAATATCAAGTGGATGTACTAATCGTGACCAGTATCGATCATTACACAACAGAAACTTATCCAGATTTTGTGCAATTCATTTATGTAGATAAGGGAGCTGACAGTGCAGATTACCGCATTGTAAAAGAGATTAAAGCCGATGATTGGGTGATAACGCAAGATTATGGATTAGCTTCATTAGTTTTACCAAAAGGGGCACGGGTATTTCATCATAGCGGAAAAGAATATTTGTTAGAAACAATTGATCAATTGTTAGAACAACGTTACTTAGGCGCTAAATTAAGAAAAGCCGGGCAACGAACAAAAGGACCAAAAGCGTTTACGGCAGAAAATCGGCAAGAATTTGTTACCCAAATGGAAAAATTACTGAAAGAAATAGAATAA